GAGTTTGCGAAGGATGATGGGTGCGCCGTATTGTGGCTGAAGGAGCATTAGGACTGTTGGTGCGTGTTGATAGCTTGGTGCGAGATCGAAGGAGAAGCGCCGCAAAATCATGGCCATTGCTAACTTTGCCTGCAAAATCGCGAGGTTCTGCCCGATGCATCTACGGGCCCCAAGCCCGAATGGCAAGAATGCGGTTGGATGCTTTGCAGCTCGACCCACGCCTTGGGCAAATCGGGTCGggttgaactcatttgcatcttGGCCCCAAAGTGTTGTGTCGTGATGTATGGCCAGGATTGGTATGAGCAGCTCGGTCCCTTGAGGGATCTTGCATCCTCCCAGTTGCACATCGACTTTGGGCCGTCTGATTGTTGCGACGGCAGGAGGGTATAATCGAAGTGACTCATTCAGGATCATACCCAGCtgcaaaatggattttacaaaaataacatgAGATAATTTCTCTAATTACTAAAGTACCCTTATGGAGGTTCCCATTGGACAAAATAAATTAGCAAAATTGATCGTTACTGGATTAAGaatttaatattaataaatagTTTGTTTTTGAGAAGACAAAAATGCCACTGTTGATAAGACGCAAAAGGAGGGAGGGTAGTTATGGTCAACTCACCGTTCGGAGCTTGGCCACATCATCTTTAGTTGGGAGATCACGTGTCCCACACACTCGCAGGACTTCGTCACGTGCCAAATGCTGCCAGTGAGGATGCATCGCGAGGAGAATGGTCGCCCACGTCAGCAAATTCGACGTCGTATGTTTGCCGGCGAAGAAAAATCCCTTGCACTCCTCCACAATGTCGTTGACGGAAATCATGGACGATGCCTTCTCCGCCTCCGTTCCCTTATTCTCCGTCTCTCTCAGATTTGCTCTTATCATCAGCTCCAACAAATCCTTCGGCCACGCTTCCGCCACGTCACTCTCCCCTTTCCCTGAACTGATCTCCCTCCTCCTGTCTATCAGCTCCACCAATGACTTCCGTATTTCTTTGTCCAATTTCCAAGACCTCCGGTTCTTCTTTGTTGGCAAATATCTGCACCACAATCATTATTAGAATGAAACATATCGATTTGACATTGGAAGAAATAAGTATCAcagacttatatatatatataggtctattttttcaaaattttattttttactgaattaatgaatgcataaaattgtTCCTAGCTCATAATCTTTTGTGTACTTACAATGcacatataaaatattttttcctttctttctgtATCCAAGAATTAATTGTCAATTATTAGGCTTATTCGTAAGAAGATAAAATTTATTTGGATCATCACCTAATAACTTAAACTCTTAAGTTAAATaagtaatatttttattttaataacaaATTAAGATCATTAACTTGAAGGGATCTAACTTCTCTAAATATACTTGGCATGTTCCATTCTTATAACTAAATTTTAGTATAAAATACAAAACTTAATTATCAGATTCGATAattaattcatatttttcatattaaataataaaatgaattcaatttttcctttgtttttatGGGCATTGCGCAATATAATATACCTGTAACCAGGGATGAAGACTTTTTGGAAGGACTCGGTGGCGAAAACCATTTGCTGTGCTTGTAATCTGAAAATCGCCCTCCCGTCTTCGTAGCTGCTTCCGAAAGCAGTTCGCGTGACCACTTCTTCGGTCAAAGTCTGGAAAGAGTCGGAAACATCGATTTCCGGCTTGCCGGAATCCGCCATTGCCGACCACTTCCCCAGCATTTCGTTCACGCTTCTGGCCATCACCGGTATCATTAACTACACATGTGCAAAAGCCAGAATTAATTAGCTCATATGCAAATTGTACCTTTcttttttgggtttagttttcAATTTTGAACTTACATTGAGGTTTTCCATGTGAAATGTTGGAGAGATGATCTTTCTGTGATAAGCCCATTTTTCCCCTTTGAGATTTATCAAGCCGTCACCTTCAAGCTTCCTCACCAGTGGGTGCGCTTCATACTTTTCATAATACTCAGAAGTGAAGATTTCTCGAATCAGGACTGGATCTGCCACCGTCAGCCGAGGAGTCGGTCCAAACCATATAAGAAAGTTAGCACCTGCAACATTCAAAACACACGCATAATATTATTCCTTATTACTTATTCCatttaacccaaaaaaaaaatcaaaacccaaatcctaaaaacAGTCGTAAGCCCGAATCTCGAACCATCCCGTTTAACTAGAAATTAACTTAAAATTAAGAAACGGATGACAGAATTAATTACCATAGATTTTCTTCCAGTGGTGGTAGAAGGAGAGAGCTCTGGGGAGAATGTTGTGGGAGAAGAGAGGCATGGGCTGAGAGGAGGCCTTCAGCATCAACCCCACAAGCTCCTTCATGTTCCCTACAAAGAAATGGTAGGGCGGTCCCTTGATTCCCTGCTTCGCGAAGTGCTTCTCAATTCTTCTGGGTCTCCACCATAGATGAACCAGAGCTTTCAGCGCAAACAACAGAAGCAGAAAGGAGACAAGAAGGTGCAGAGTCGTCCTGCAGTAAAAGTGCTGCTGCAATATTTCCATGCTGCCTACAGCTTCTCTCCTAACAGTTTTTAATTCTATGGGgggcaaaagaaaagaaaaagacagAGAAAAATGAGCTGAGGAAGGAACAAACTGTTTTGCTTTTTATCCGAACTTTGGTGTGGGTATGGGATGGTATGGAAAGCGGGGTACGTCTTTCTGTTTATTATATAGGAGGGGGAGAGGGTTCACGAGGCCGGGGCCGTAGGGGCCGCCATTGGTGTTTTAATTTTTAAGGGTCAACTAGTGAGGTGGTTTTTGTAAATTTTAATCATTCAAAGACAATATTAAGATGgacaccacacaatatatattagTAAATTTCAATCATTTAAAGATAATTCGTGAATTTGTTGTTATTTATTATCTCACTAAAACCCTTTGACACGAAACTCTTGTGCATCTATTAAAGAAAGTCGATTATATGTGAAGACTTTAATTAAGTAGTGTTTAGTAAGAATTTTCGGAAAAATCTCAacacttaaaattttaaaactttatatTTGAGGCATTAGAGCATGGAGTATGAGATAGGAAATTCACTACTTACCATTGTGCAAAATAAGTACAATGGGCCTCCAATATTTCCTCCTCTCCTTGTCCGCCTCCTTCTTGGTGTAAGCTAGTCTTCTAATCTTAGTTTTAATGTCATGGAATTCTTTAATTTCACTATATGCAAATTCTTTAATTTCACTATATATGCATATAGTGGAATTAACTAGCCCCCTTCTTGGTGTACCAATAAATATTATTGTACAAGATATTTTTCAGGCTGAAATGACTAGTCTTTTGATCTTAATTTTAATGTCATAAAATTCTTTAAttccactatatatatatatatatatatatatatatatatatatattctaattgGCTTTTTTGAgcattaattttgaattttgaattttgaatttgaagtatgacttgtaatttaatttaattaatagcaGTATATAACATAAGATCAGGACTAGACCATAAGGTCATTGAGCATTTTGCCTACGGCCCCAAACATATTGGGGccccaaaaattttttttttttattgttaacattatttatgatgacatctcttctcatactcttttctCTCACTGACGATTGACTTTCCCACTATCTCAAAAGTAAATGAAtttgtattttgaaaagtaaagtaaatgcaatttaattctttctttttcaagttcTAATGTCTCATGACCGTTTGATACAACTCTTGAAAGTTGAAATTGGCTACATTTATTATGTCTTTAAATAATCTATTGACAATTACACTACACGTAGCTCCCTCACACGGTCTTAGGCGTTCTCTCTCAGTCATTCTCGTCTCTAACtctctattactctcatctctttctCTTTGTCTCTCTCACGCTCTGTGATATTTTCTTTGCACTTCAACATTTTTGATTCTCCAATTTTctgtgattttgcatctcaaaaaattagaaaaattaattaaaaaaaaaaaaattaaactaaatataaATAGGTTCTTATTAAAACATTCGCCTAAGGCCTCATATTGTGAAGAACCGACCCTACATAAGATTATATTGCATTGCTATTCTTGTGTTAGTTCAAGACTATAACTTATTTAATGGGCTAATAAAACCCAAATGCAAGTTATTTAATGCTTTCCGATCAAATAACTCCTAATTGATGTCAAATTTATCACATGACTCATGCGAGGTATTGTTCTTTTTAACTTGTAAAGGTCACGGTTTTTCCTTTGAAACATGGTTTACATGGATGGAAGAAGCCAAATCTTGTGATTATGGGTTTTCTACTACTCTCAGCTTCGATTGGAGTTGAGGTAAATCAGCACACCAAACTTTAACATGCTCCTTGACTCCTTTTATtttaacaatattcaaaattGAGCTTGAACTTGCCCATCAATTAAGCCAGTCGAATTTTCTCTTTTTCACGCTTGGCTCATTTATTAAATGATCCTAAATGAATCTTATTCAAAATTTCACCATTTATTAATGAATTTTAATATTAGTTAAACTTGAAATTCTGCATTAATTTTCAAAGAAACATTTTGTGATTCACATGCAACCATACAAGTAgcgttttaatttttttaatcctcttatatttttaaatgttgaaatgataaatcaaatcaaatataTGATTAGGAATGACTCGAGAGGCTACTCTTAATGCATACTTGTTATATTGTAACATcaatctaaaccataaatgaTGACAATTACTGATCATGAAAGTTGTTTAATAACTCATGGGATTTATTGTTTGCTTTTTCTTGTGTTAGTCTAATTGTATGTTTGGTACCAAAGAATGGAGTGGAGTCGACGAAATGGAATTGAATTTGTcccttaattttttgaattttttcattcaaaattttattttacttttttcaaTCTGCATTTCATTTTGCGAACCAAACGTGTGTCAAATGTTTATAAAAGGAATGAGTTTTTTCATCATACTAAGTTCAAATGAGAAAATAtgtaaaatgaaattttattttaaaggcATTTCTCAATTTAGTGGCACTATGCCAAATAATTtacttataaaaaaataatatactatttttatcCAAAGAGTACATATTTTTGCCAttgaaaataatcaattaattagcTTATTTCTAGCTGACATATAATTTGTGAACAACATTTAAGGGATGATTACTAATTAAGCAATATGTACAatgaaaattaaagaaaagaataatcataGTTAATGACAGAATAGCATGAGGTGTCTATGTGATCTAC
This window of the Malania oleifera isolate guangnan ecotype guangnan chromosome 6, ASM2987363v1, whole genome shotgun sequence genome carries:
- the LOC131158126 gene encoding cytochrome P450 734A1-like yields the protein MEILQQHFYCRTTLHLLVSFLLLLFALKALVHLWWRPRRIEKHFAKQGIKGPPYHFFVGNMKELVGLMLKASSQPMPLFSHNILPRALSFYHHWKKIYGANFLIWFGPTPRLTVADPVLIREIFTSEYYEKYEAHPLVRKLEGDGLINLKGEKWAYHRKIISPTFHMENLNLMIPVMARSVNEMLGKWSAMADSGKPEIDVSDSFQTLTEEVVTRTAFGSSYEDGRAIFRLQAQQMVFATESFQKVFIPGYRYLPTKKNRRSWKLDKEIRKSLVELIDRRREISSGKGESDVAEAWPKDLLELMIRANLRETENKGTEAEKASSMISVNDIVEECKGFFFAGKHTTSNLLTWATILLAMHPHWQHLARDEVLRVCGTRDLPTKDDVAKLRTLGMILNESLRLYPPAVATIRRPKVDVQLGGCKIPQGTELLIPILAIHHDTTLWGQDANEFNPTRFAQGVGRAAKHPTAFLPFGLGARRCIGQNLAILQAKLAMAMILRRFSFDLAPSYQHAPTVLMLLQPQYGAPIILRKLSDPTRPQDQGS